The Toxorhynchites rutilus septentrionalis strain SRP chromosome 3, ASM2978413v1, whole genome shotgun sequence genome includes a region encoding these proteins:
- the LOC129776449 gene encoding ATP-dependent RNA helicase bel: MSNAINQNGTGLEQQFAGLDLQQQQQLSTQDSGNLKSSAARYVPPQLRSGRGGGGGSEVDPQHSGHGGYDRGGRNNDFSGGSGRDPSSRYSDRGEYFNNRGGDFNRRGGGGGRFQNDRRDNYNRGGGGGYNNRGGAPLDGHDKEQQPQEFEANGGDEHRDDQPNDRNEQRGGNWSNGPRGGRGGDYRDRAMDNRQPQNDRWQEPHTNNADPSGGYGGGPGGYGGNRDRRDDRGQGMGGRWNDRGRGDIDYTQLTDRDERLEMELFKHGNTGINFSKYEDIPVEATGDDVPAHINSFDDIELTEIIDNNIKLACYDKPTPVQKYAIPIIMNGRDLMACAQTGSGKTAAFLVPILNQMYKHGVSPPPQNRPFNRRKQYPLGLVLAPTRELATQIFEESKKFCYRSRMRPAVLYGGNNTQEQMRELDRGCHLIVATPGRLEDMIVRAKVGLDNIRFLVLDEADRMLDMGFEPQIRRIVEGSKMPPTGERQTLMFSATFPKAIQELASDFLHNYIFLAVGRVGSTSVNITQSIFWVDENDKRSHLLDLLSNIKAQNEGEDKDCLTLIFVETKKSADSLEDFLFNYHHPVTSIHGDRTQKEREEALKCFRSGRCPVLVATAVAARGLDIPNVKQVINFDLPAEVEEYVHRIGRTGRMGNLGVATSFFNEKNRNVAHGLVRLLQETQQEIPTFLEDMTMDRGRDRGGRGGGRNQRFGGAPSTFGSRDYRQSNNRNNNRDQRGGGGGGGGGRSSYGGGGNYGRDEGSYYRNGGGGGGGGGGGVGVGGGSYGGSYNNNSSGHDWWNE; encoded by the exons ATGAGTAATGCTATTAACCAAAATGGTACAGGTCTAGAGCAGCAG TTTGCTGGTCTGGacttgcagcagcagcagcagctgagCACGCAAGATTCTGGAAATTTGAAATCTTCGGCTGCACGTTACGTTCCACCTCAATTGAGAAGTGGCCGTGGTGGTGGCGGCGGTTCTGAAGTCGACCCTCAGCACAGTGGTCACGGAGGTTACGATCGTGGCGGCCGTAACAACGACTTTTCCGGCGGGTCTGGAAGAGACCCATCTTCGAGATACTCGGATCGTGGAGAGTACTTCAATAATCGGGGCGGAGATTTTAACCGCCGCGGAGGAGGAGGTGGACGCTTCCAAAACGATAGGCGTGATAATTACAACCGCGGTGGTGGTGGCGGATACAATAATCGTGGAGGAGCACCGCTGGACGGGCACGATAAAGAACAGCAACCGCAGGAGTTTGAAGCTAATGGCGGCGACGAACATCGTGACGATCAGCCTAACGATCGCAATGAACAGAGGGGTGGCAACTGGTCTAACGGTCCTCGCGGTGGTCGCGGGGGAGATTACCGTGATCGCGCAATGGATAATCGTCAGCCACAGAATGATCGTTGGCAAGAGCCACATACCAACAACGCGGATCCCAGCGGGGGATACGGTGGTGGCCCCGGTGGTTACGGAGGCAACCGCGATAGAAGAGACGATCGCGGACAGGGTATGGGCGGACGTTGGAATGACCGGGGAAGAGGAGACATCGATTATACGCAGCTCACCGACCGCGATGAGCGTCTTGAAATGGAGCTCTTCAAACACGGTAACACCGGTATCAATTTCAGCAAGTACGAAGATATTCCCGTGGAGGCGACGGGTGATGACGTGCCTGCGCACATCAATTCCTTCGACGACATTGAGCTGACAGAGATCATTGATAATAATATAAAGCTGGCATGCTATGATAAGCCGACGCCTGTTCAGAAATACGCCATCCCTATTATTATGAACGGAAGAGATCTGATGGCTTGTGCACAGACTGGTTCTGGAAAAACCGCCGCCTTTTTGGTTCCAATTTTGAATCAAATGTACAAGCATGGGGTCAGTCCCCCACCGCAAAATCGCCCGTTCAATCGTCGCAAACAATACCCACTTGGTTTGGTGTTGGCTCCAACCCGTGAGCTGGCAACCCAAATCTTCGAGGAATCTAAGAAATTCTGCTATCGCTCGCGTATGCGTCCGGCCGTTTTGTACGGAGGGAACAATACTCAAGAACAAATGCGCGAACTTGATCGCGGATGTCATTTAATTGTCGCTACTCCCGGTCGTCTTGAGGATATGATTGTCCGCGCCAAAGTCGGGCTGGACAATATTCGTTTCCTCGTCCTAGACGAGGCAGATCGTATGTTGGACATGGGTTTCGAGCCACAAATTCGACGTATTGTTGAGGGAAGCAAAATGCCTCCGACCGGGGAGCGCCAGACGCTGATGTTCTCAGCCACGTTCCCGAAGGCTATTCAAGAGCTTGCTAGCGATTTTCTTCACAACTATATCTTTCTTGCTGTCGGTCGCGTGGGATCCACCTCCGTGAACATTACCCAATCGATCTTCTGGGTTGATGAGAATGATAAGCGTTCCCACCTTTTAGATTTGCTCTCAAACATCAAGGCGCAAAATGAAGGTGAAGACAAGGATTGTCTTACACTTATTTTCGTTGAAACGAAAAAATCAGCCGATTCGCTGGAAGATTTCCTGTTCAATTACCACCATCCCGTTACAAGCATTCACGGTGATCGTACACAAAAGGAGCGTGAAGAGGCACTTAAATGTTTCCGATCTGGGCGTTGCCCTGTTTTGGTCGCTACGGCCGTTGCTGCCCGTGGTCTGGATATTCCCAATGTGAAACAAGTTATCAACTTTGATCTGCCGGCAGAAGTTGAAGAATACGTCCATCGTATTGGTCGTACCGGCCGTATGGGCAATCTTGGTGTCGCCACAAGTTTCTTCAATGAAAAGAACCGTAATGTGGCACATGGATTGGTCCGTCTGCTCCAAGAAACCCAGCAAGAAATACCTACATTTTTGGAAGACATGACTATGGATCGGGGCCGTGATAGGGGTGGCCGTGGTGGTGGACGCAATCAACGCTTTGGAGGAGCGCCCTCTACCTTTGGCTCTAGAGATTACCGTCAATCAAACAATAGGAACAATAATCGTGACCAACGCGGAGGCGGAGGAGGAGGAGGCGGCGGTCGTAGCAGCTATGGCGGTGGTGGTAATTATG GTCGTGATGAAGGAAGCTACTACCGCAACGGCGGTGGTGGAGGAGGAGGTGGCGGTGGTGGTGTTGGCGTAGGAGGTGGAAGTTACGGTGGAAGCTATAATAACAATAGCTCTGGCCACGATTGGTGGAACGAGTAA